One Bdellovibrio bacteriovorus str. Tiberius DNA segment encodes these proteins:
- a CDS encoding methyl-accepting chemotaxis protein, whose product MNVFAKVRLFNLLSVGLVLALYVCIGTAFHYESELNRAHESKFESIQLAQQLRDDSAALTRNARTYVVTGDKKFEEEYLKIIAVRNGDEARADGRKVSAKVLMQEAGFTAEEFALLAEAEKRSNDLVKTETAAMNAVKGLYADSSGQFTVRKEPDLTLARQLMHDESYHKFVNTIGEPIDKFEAVLQARVRGAVEKALWYAKLALGCVAVMIIALSVTMFMSSFSLKEGIRLQTESLSAAYAQIRRLVTDLTGSSSALSAASTESAASLEETVASLEELTSMIKLNADNAKMASDVSQVSKTTAEEGAQEIASLMQSMNEIASSSRKIEEIVNVIDDIAFQTNLLALNAAVEAARAGEQGKGFAVVAEAVRALALRSATSAKEISGLISESANQVERGQAVAKSSHEVLNKIVASVNKVASLNNEIATASQEQSTGVSQISQAMNQLDQVTQTNASSSETISEAAGSLNHSTEGLTATINNLETLTGLKKAG is encoded by the coding sequence TGAGTCTGAGTTGAATCGGGCCCACGAATCGAAGTTTGAATCCATCCAACTGGCGCAGCAGCTGCGCGATGATTCTGCGGCGTTGACCCGCAATGCCCGCACTTACGTGGTGACCGGGGATAAAAAGTTTGAAGAGGAATATTTAAAAATTATTGCCGTTCGAAATGGTGATGAAGCGCGTGCGGATGGCAGAAAAGTGTCCGCGAAAGTCCTGATGCAGGAAGCGGGATTCACCGCAGAAGAGTTTGCTTTGCTGGCGGAAGCCGAAAAGCGTTCCAATGATCTGGTGAAAACTGAAACAGCGGCAATGAACGCAGTCAAAGGACTGTATGCTGACAGCTCCGGCCAATTCACTGTGCGAAAAGAGCCTGATCTGACCTTGGCGCGCCAACTGATGCATGATGAATCCTATCACAAGTTCGTGAATACCATTGGTGAACCCATCGATAAATTCGAAGCCGTGTTGCAGGCACGTGTGCGTGGGGCTGTTGAAAAGGCATTGTGGTACGCAAAGCTTGCCCTGGGCTGTGTCGCGGTGATGATTATCGCCTTGTCAGTGACGATGTTTATGTCGTCTTTCTCGCTGAAAGAGGGCATTCGTCTGCAAACTGAATCTTTGTCGGCCGCTTATGCGCAGATTCGTCGTCTGGTCACTGATCTGACCGGCTCAAGTTCTGCGTTGTCCGCGGCTTCTACAGAATCTGCAGCTTCCCTGGAAGAAACCGTGGCGTCTTTGGAAGAGCTGACCAGCATGATCAAACTGAATGCGGACAACGCGAAGATGGCTTCTGACGTGTCGCAGGTTTCCAAAACCACTGCCGAAGAAGGCGCGCAAGAGATCGCTTCCCTGATGCAGTCAATGAACGAGATTGCCAGCTCTTCAAGAAAGATCGAAGAGATTGTAAATGTGATTGATGATATCGCGTTTCAGACGAATCTGCTGGCGCTGAATGCGGCGGTTGAAGCAGCCCGTGCGGGCGAGCAGGGAAAAGGTTTTGCGGTGGTTGCGGAAGCAGTTCGCGCTCTGGCTTTGCGCAGTGCCACTTCGGCAAAGGAAATTTCCGGATTGATTTCTGAAAGCGCAAATCAAGTGGAGCGAGGGCAGGCAGTTGCAAAAAGCAGCCACGAGGTTCTTAATAAAATTGTGGCTTCCGTGAATAAAGTGGCCAGTCTGAATAACGAAATCGCAACCGCCAGCCAGGAGCAAAGCACCGGGGTGTCGCAGATTTCCCAGGCGATGAATCAGCTGGATCAGGTCACGCAAACCAATGCATCTTCTTCAGAAACTATTTCTGAGGCGGCGGGAAGTTTGAATCATTCCACCGAAGGACTTACAGCCACCATCAACAATCTTGAGACCCTGACTGGTCTCAAGAAAGCCGGCTAG
- a CDS encoding cob(I)yrinic acid a,c-diamide adenosyltransferase, which yields MTNAPKAKIYTRTGDKGSTRLVDGSCVEKFNPRVEAYGTVDELNSYLGVVRSTLAPFPEMSELSNSLEKVQNELFNIGSLLATEKDEVFKLLPPITEEQIRYLELQIDELTTTLPELRNFILPAGHPTSAHLHVARTLCRRSERRSAEIAVKDERYSMTLQYLNRLSDYLFVAARWANMKHGVADVLWKKT from the coding sequence ATGACGAATGCTCCCAAAGCCAAAATTTATACGCGCACCGGCGACAAAGGCAGCACACGCCTTGTGGACGGCTCCTGTGTTGAGAAATTCAATCCACGCGTCGAGGCTTATGGCACCGTTGACGAACTGAACAGCTATCTGGGCGTGGTGCGTTCGACTTTAGCCCCCTTCCCTGAGATGTCAGAACTCAGTAATTCTCTGGAAAAAGTGCAAAACGAGCTTTTCAACATCGGAAGCCTGCTGGCGACTGAAAAAGATGAGGTCTTCAAACTTTTGCCGCCCATTACGGAAGAACAAATCCGCTATCTGGAACTGCAGATTGACGAACTGACCACAACCCTGCCCGAGCTGCGCAATTTTATCCTGCCAGCCGGTCACCCGACATCAGCACACCTGCATGTGGCGCGCACCCTGTGCCGTCGCAGCGAGCGTCGTTCCGCCGAAATTGCCGTGAAAGACGAACGCTATTCCATGACTTTGCAGTATCTGAACCGACTGAGCGACTATCTGTTCGTGGCAGCCCGCTGGGCCAACATGAAACACGGGGTTGCTGACGTTCTTTGGAAGAAAACCTAG
- a CDS encoding N-formylglutamate amidohydrolase, whose product MTSANEIPLIVTIPHSGENVPDQTPWLKSLPEEVLMCDVDRFVDFLYEPTLHKLHIPYVKTEWHRYAADLNRVPEDVDATSVIGNSNPAGMHNRGFHWVITTYKHQLMKEPMSVEAHNELVKLVYEPFHAGVRKLYADLHEKGFKKTYHIDAHSMPSLGTSEHRDPGELRADIVVSDSKGKSCDPRFKDLVIAAYASAGFKVGYNWPYFGGRVTEQYGDPKREQHTLQVELNRSLYMDEKTKKLKPEEAKKVQEKLLSAVSYVRNNLLHIM is encoded by the coding sequence ATGACAAGCGCAAATGAGATTCCTTTGATAGTGACGATCCCCCATTCCGGCGAAAACGTTCCTGATCAAACGCCTTGGCTGAAGTCTTTGCCCGAGGAAGTTTTGATGTGCGACGTGGATCGCTTTGTCGACTTTCTGTATGAACCGACTTTGCACAAGCTGCATATTCCCTATGTGAAAACCGAGTGGCACCGCTATGCGGCCGATTTGAATCGGGTGCCTGAAGACGTGGACGCAACTTCCGTTATCGGCAACAGCAACCCGGCAGGCATGCACAACCGTGGCTTTCACTGGGTGATCACGACTTACAAACATCAGCTGATGAAAGAACCAATGTCCGTGGAGGCGCACAACGAACTGGTGAAACTGGTTTACGAGCCCTTCCATGCCGGCGTTCGCAAGCTGTATGCGGACTTGCACGAAAAAGGTTTTAAGAAAACTTATCACATTGATGCGCACAGCATGCCTTCTTTGGGGACCAGTGAACATCGCGATCCAGGCGAATTGAGAGCCGATATCGTTGTCAGCGACAGCAAAGGCAAAAGCTGTGATCCCCGCTTTAAAGATCTGGTGATTGCGGCCTATGCCTCTGCCGGATTCAAGGTCGGTTACAACTGGCCGTATTTTGGCGGACGCGTCACAGAGCAGTATGGCGATCCAAAACGCGAGCAGCATACACTGCAGGTGGAGCTGAATCGTTCGTTGTACATGGATGAAAAGACCAAAAAATTGAAGCCGGAAGAAGCGAAGAAAGTTCAGGAGAAGCTTCTGTCGGCCGTCAGTTATGTCCGCAACAATTTGCTGCATATAATGTAG
- a CDS encoding cytochrome c biogenesis protein ResB — MDKSSAPQKSLFKRINKPLASLKLAVFIIVSLAVITAVGTFVEARYDAYAAKKTVYDTWYMYGIMGLLVINLTAVMADRWPWKKRHAAFVSAHIGIIILLAGSLLTWKWGLDGSMRVGIGESNNFVQTAETDIVVYTSFDGDRYTKTLEQEVDFFKNPPTVEKPFIIPAYEGEIRIVDYKKYVVPSKKVIEGEVGKSGAGLRFQLQNDNVNVIEWLVQKKPGNLVSHNFGPAQIFMGPAPEKPRGANEIFLTPEKDGLKYVVFQKDSDKPLKKGFVKEGDVFDPGFKMALNFRVLRFMQAAREDWDLQDSSRPTPLTTSAVKIIFDGKENWVLLNDMVKLFTTNSVYLLTYGNRRIDLGFNLKLKKFEVARYQGTMRAAAYESLVEVPDFGEYLISMNEPLKYKGLTIYQASFQEEDGRPVASIFSINHDPGRFLKYLGSLVLSLGIVLLMWFKHLDFKLARKTGAGTKES; from the coding sequence TTGGATAAATCCTCTGCGCCCCAAAAATCCCTGTTCAAAAGAATCAATAAGCCTTTGGCATCGTTGAAGCTCGCGGTTTTCATCATCGTATCCCTGGCCGTGATCACCGCAGTGGGGACATTTGTTGAAGCCCGCTACGATGCTTATGCCGCTAAAAAAACGGTTTACGACACATGGTACATGTACGGGATCATGGGCCTTTTGGTGATCAACTTGACGGCCGTGATGGCCGATCGCTGGCCGTGGAAAAAACGCCATGCCGCCTTTGTTTCAGCACACATCGGGATTATCATTTTGCTGGCGGGTTCGCTTCTGACTTGGAAGTGGGGCCTGGATGGTTCCATGCGTGTGGGGATTGGTGAATCCAACAACTTCGTGCAAACCGCTGAAACCGACATCGTTGTTTACACGTCGTTTGACGGGGACCGCTACACGAAAACTCTGGAACAGGAAGTGGACTTCTTTAAGAATCCGCCCACTGTTGAAAAGCCTTTCATCATTCCTGCGTATGAAGGTGAAATCAGAATTGTTGATTACAAAAAATACGTTGTTCCATCCAAGAAGGTGATCGAAGGCGAAGTCGGCAAATCCGGCGCGGGCCTGCGTTTCCAGCTTCAGAATGACAACGTGAATGTGATCGAATGGCTGGTTCAGAAAAAACCGGGCAATCTGGTCAGTCATAATTTCGGCCCGGCGCAAATCTTTATGGGGCCGGCTCCAGAAAAACCTCGTGGTGCCAATGAAATCTTCCTGACTCCGGAAAAAGACGGTTTGAAATACGTGGTCTTCCAGAAAGACTCTGACAAGCCTTTGAAAAAAGGTTTTGTGAAAGAAGGCGACGTGTTTGATCCGGGCTTTAAAATGGCCCTGAACTTCCGCGTGCTGCGTTTCATGCAGGCCGCCCGTGAAGACTGGGATCTGCAGGATTCCAGCCGTCCCACGCCGCTGACCACTTCTGCGGTGAAAATCATCTTTGACGGCAAGGAAAACTGGGTTCTTCTGAATGACATGGTGAAGCTGTTCACCACGAATTCTGTGTACCTGTTGACGTACGGCAACCGCCGTATTGATTTGGGTTTCAATTTGAAGCTTAAGAAATTCGAAGTGGCCCGCTATCAGGGAACCATGCGTGCGGCGGCCTATGAAAGTCTGGTGGAAGTTCCGGACTTTGGCGAATATCTGATTTCGATGAACGAGCCTTTGAAATACAAAGGCTTGACCATCTATCAGGCGAGCTTCCAGGAGGAAGACGGGCGTCCGGTGGCCTCCATCTTCTCCATCAATCATGACCCGGGAAGATTCCTGAAATATCTGGGCTCATTGGTGCTTTCATTGGGTATCGTGCTGTTAATGTGGTTTAAACATCTGGACTTCAAACTTGCCCGTAAAACGGGAGCAGGGACGAAAGAATCATGA
- a CDS encoding cytochrome c biogenesis protein, translating to MKKIFLIIASLLVTCAAVAKPGDLLKSMPVQDGGRIKPYDSFAKEMLEIVYGKTKFEGRNATEIVLTWMLSPQAWEGKKIFEVRNHQVLQAMNLPKDQRYFNGEELFANERFTLLRQELQAKRETKEKLDPYFQALQRLENQFFVFQEIAAGRMMKVAPPKEGDTWLAVADLPEHLQAKFLDVTKAFVTYLGVIAEKGDSSVSGKALDEAVAAFEAAAQTENPALYSLGGKITAEVHYNSFHPFRWAYVFYFLAFIVLLLVWALSKESLMTTAWVLLGIGFALNTYGFGLRMYIMDRAPVSNMYETVVWVAWGTVLFAAILEIIYKYRLILVAGTLVAAFGLVIADFAPAVLDPSLQPLEPVLRSNYWLTIHVMTITISYAAFFLAFGLGDLGLFYYLRGEDKHQAQIKAITTSIYRAMQIGVAFLAPGIILGGIWADYSWGRFWGWDPKETWALIALLGYLAVLHARYAGMLKHFGMVVTAVITFSLVIMAWYGVNFVLGAGLHSYGFGAGGVEYVSAFVAAHMLLVVYVSVIRQGRGKKATKES from the coding sequence ATGAAAAAAATATTTCTCATCATTGCTTCATTGTTGGTGACTTGTGCCGCTGTGGCCAAGCCCGGTGATCTGCTGAAATCCATGCCGGTTCAGGACGGCGGTCGTATCAAGCCTTACGACAGCTTCGCCAAAGAAATGCTGGAAATTGTCTATGGCAAAACCAAATTCGAAGGCCGCAATGCCACCGAAATCGTTTTGACGTGGATGCTGTCTCCGCAGGCGTGGGAAGGCAAAAAAATCTTTGAAGTGCGCAACCATCAGGTTTTGCAAGCGATGAATCTTCCGAAAGATCAGCGCTATTTTAACGGTGAAGAGCTGTTTGCCAACGAAAGATTCACCCTGCTTCGTCAGGAGCTTCAGGCCAAGCGTGAAACCAAGGAAAAGCTGGATCCTTATTTCCAGGCTTTGCAGCGCCTGGAAAATCAGTTCTTTGTATTTCAGGAAATCGCCGCCGGCCGCATGATGAAGGTCGCTCCTCCGAAAGAAGGCGACACGTGGCTTGCCGTGGCGGATTTGCCAGAACATCTTCAGGCTAAGTTCCTGGATGTGACCAAGGCCTTTGTGACTTATCTGGGTGTGATCGCGGAAAAAGGGGATTCTTCAGTTTCCGGCAAAGCTCTGGATGAAGCGGTTGCGGCGTTTGAGGCGGCAGCGCAAACAGAAAATCCGGCGTTGTACAGTCTGGGCGGCAAGATCACGGCGGAAGTTCACTATAATTCCTTCCATCCTTTCCGTTGGGCGTATGTGTTCTATTTCCTGGCGTTCATCGTGTTGTTGTTGGTGTGGGCTTTAAGTAAAGAGTCTCTGATGACGACAGCGTGGGTGCTGTTGGGGATCGGTTTTGCACTGAACACTTATGGATTTGGTTTGCGCATGTACATCATGGATCGCGCACCGGTATCCAATATGTATGAAACGGTTGTCTGGGTTGCCTGGGGAACGGTGTTGTTTGCGGCGATTTTGGAAATCATTTACAAATACAGATTGATTCTGGTGGCGGGGACTTTGGTGGCGGCCTTCGGTCTGGTGATCGCGGACTTTGCTCCAGCGGTTTTGGATCCTTCCTTGCAGCCGCTTGAGCCGGTTTTGCGCAGCAACTACTGGCTGACGATCCACGTGATGACAATCACTATCAGTTATGCGGCTTTCTTCCTGGCGTTCGGGTTGGGTGATCTGGGCTTGTTTTATTATTTGCGTGGTGAAGATAAACACCAGGCGCAGATCAAAGCCATCACCACCAGTATTTATCGTGCTATGCAGATTGGTGTCGCGTTCCTGGCTCCGGGGATCATCCTTGGTGGTATCTGGGCCGATTACTCTTGGGGCCGCTTCTGGGGCTGGGATCCAAAAGAAACTTGGGCTTTGATCGCGTTGCTGGGTTATCTGGCGGTGTTGCATGCACGCTATGCGGGCATGTTGAAGCATTTCGGAATGGTAGTGACAGCGGTTATCACTTTCTCTTTGGTGATCATGGCGTGGTACGGAGTGAACTTTGTGCTTGGCGCGGGGCTTCATTCCTACGGCTTCGGTGCCGGTGGGGTTGAGTATGTGTCTGCTTTCGTGGCAGCACACATGCTGTTAGTGGTTTATGTGAGTGTGATTAGACAAGGTAGAGGGAAAAAGGCGACGAAAGAGTCTTAA
- a CDS encoding cytochrome c3 family protein, translating to MVTTLLTGCKFQPGWGYNKGYAPEQPIPFEHSLHVGTHKIQCQYCHNQIERTKHANIPALSTCMNCHLQVATDKPAIQKLREAYDNGDSIEWTRVHMLPDFVHFNHNAHIAKGVNCQTCHGPIETMKTVQQFSDLSMGWCVNCHRQPENKAPLNCSTCHY from the coding sequence ATGGTTACAACACTTCTCACAGGCTGCAAATTCCAGCCGGGTTGGGGATATAATAAAGGATACGCTCCAGAACAGCCGATTCCTTTTGAGCATTCCCTGCACGTGGGTACACACAAAATTCAGTGTCAGTACTGCCACAACCAAATTGAGAGAACAAAACACGCAAACATTCCTGCACTTTCAACGTGCATGAACTGTCACTTGCAGGTTGCAACTGACAAACCTGCGATTCAAAAGCTGCGTGAAGCTTATGACAACGGTGACTCCATTGAATGGACTCGCGTTCACATGCTTCCGGACTTCGTTCACTTCAACCACAATGCCCACATTGCCAAAGGCGTGAACTGTCAAACGTGCCACGGTCCGATTGAGACCATGAAAACCGTTCAACAGTTCTCTGATCTCTCTATGGGTTGGTGCGTGAACTGTCACCGTCAGCCAGAGAACAAAGCTCCTCTTAACTGCTCAACTTGCCACTACTAA
- a CDS encoding TAT-variant-translocated molybdopterin oxidoreductase — protein sequence MSEHHDHDHDLEMKKALRPKVERDTKYWNSLEQWSNDPEFNKIASTEFQSSPLRESDDEGGWARREFLKLMGASLAMASAGCIRRPVQKIVPYNKQPEEVTLGMANYYTSAYFDGSDALGVLVKTREGRPIKIEANPGHPFSVSGLSIRSQASLLSMYDPERLKGPQRNLFNEKKSNSQVIDVKWEDLDKKVVEQLKKGDVVILSGNVASPATRAVIGDFAQGFKAKHVVWEALSNDDVREGQKASYGDDVVPAFRFDKAKMIVSIDADFLGTWISPTAFTNQFVEGRKDIKNMSRLVSFDSNYSLTGANADIRMKIKPSQQLEVVMGLLHEIIVKKGASSQAGNSAVKAALAPFADVAKKLNVEPALFAKVAADLWANQGTSLVVAGGITTLTEKSQELQVAVNFLNSILGNDGKTVDHNGGNKGDKASHADMAALIKDMKDGKVKTLIIHRVNPGFVLGADMGFAEAIKKVDLVLYTGDRIDETGVFADYITPDNHALESWSDMELASGVYSICQPSIRPMYDTRSFQLSLMTWAYLASVGPSRLRDYETFYDYLRVFWKSDIFPKHGKGQGFEDFWQTALQKGYVGEISSGSSSRSFKMDAFTSIKPAAAKEGFELALYSTSQHGDGSLANVSWLHELPDPVTKAVWDNYVMVSLATAEKHGLKQATVVELTVGGKTLELPVLIQPGLHDDVLAVAVGFGRTRAGKVGNGIGQNAFVFVTAKDGKAVAAGTAASFKKTSKKYEIAITQGHHTMEGRTIAVEATLADYNKKKSTGIPHPHVWSIWSGHEYSGHKWGMAVDLHTCTGCSSCVIACQSENNIPVVGKRYVLEGREMHWLRIDRYYIGNPENAEAVFQPVMCQHCDNAPCETVCPVLATVHSDEGLNDMVYNRCVGTRYCANNCPYKVRRFNWFNYAKLIEKPMHMALNPSVGVRTRGVMEKCTFCVQRIQDAKTVARNEKRQLKDGDVKVACQTACPAGGIVFGDLNDPNSAVAKIFKTEERGYALLEEWHAAPSVRYLSKIRNNDKESTGDQKGHGTAKQGEHS from the coding sequence ATGTCTGAACATCATGATCACGATCACGATTTAGAAATGAAAAAAGCGCTTCGCCCGAAAGTGGAGCGTGACACAAAATACTGGAACAGCCTTGAACAATGGAGCAATGATCCTGAGTTCAACAAAATTGCTTCCACTGAATTCCAGTCCTCTCCATTGCGTGAGAGTGACGATGAAGGCGGCTGGGCACGCCGTGAATTCCTGAAGCTGATGGGTGCATCCCTTGCGATGGCTTCTGCAGGTTGCATCCGTCGTCCGGTTCAGAAAATCGTTCCTTACAATAAACAACCAGAAGAAGTGACTCTGGGTATGGCGAACTACTATACCTCTGCTTACTTCGATGGTTCTGACGCTTTGGGTGTTTTGGTTAAAACACGCGAAGGCCGTCCTATTAAAATTGAAGCAAACCCTGGTCATCCATTCAGCGTTAGCGGTTTGAGCATCCGTTCCCAGGCTTCTTTGTTGTCCATGTATGACCCTGAAAGACTGAAAGGTCCTCAGCGCAATCTGTTCAACGAAAAGAAATCCAACAGCCAGGTTATCGACGTTAAGTGGGAAGACCTGGACAAAAAAGTTGTTGAGCAATTGAAGAAAGGTGACGTTGTCATCCTTTCCGGCAACGTGGCGTCCCCGGCAACCCGCGCGGTGATCGGTGATTTCGCACAAGGTTTCAAAGCCAAACACGTGGTTTGGGAAGCTCTTTCAAATGACGACGTTCGTGAAGGTCAAAAAGCCTCTTATGGCGACGATGTGGTACCGGCATTCCGCTTCGATAAAGCGAAAATGATCGTTTCCATCGATGCTGACTTCCTGGGTACATGGATTTCTCCTACGGCATTCACGAATCAGTTCGTTGAAGGTCGTAAAGACATCAAAAACATGAGCCGTCTGGTTTCCTTCGACTCCAATTACTCTTTGACTGGCGCCAATGCGGACATCCGCATGAAAATCAAGCCTTCCCAGCAACTTGAAGTTGTGATGGGTCTTCTTCACGAAATCATCGTGAAGAAAGGTGCTTCCTCTCAAGCTGGCAACAGTGCGGTGAAAGCGGCTTTGGCTCCATTTGCTGATGTAGCTAAAAAACTGAATGTTGAACCTGCTTTGTTCGCGAAAGTGGCGGCAGATCTTTGGGCTAATCAGGGCACATCCCTGGTGGTTGCGGGTGGTATCACCACTTTGACTGAAAAATCCCAAGAACTTCAGGTGGCAGTGAACTTCCTGAACTCCATCCTGGGTAACGACGGTAAAACCGTGGACCACAACGGTGGAAACAAAGGCGACAAAGCTTCCCATGCTGACATGGCTGCTTTGATCAAAGACATGAAAGATGGCAAAGTGAAAACTTTGATCATCCACCGTGTGAATCCAGGCTTCGTTCTGGGCGCGGACATGGGCTTTGCAGAGGCAATCAAAAAAGTCGATCTGGTTCTTTACACAGGTGACCGTATTGACGAAACAGGCGTATTTGCTGACTACATCACTCCGGACAACCACGCGTTGGAATCCTGGAGTGATATGGAACTGGCTTCGGGTGTTTACAGCATCTGTCAGCCGTCCATCCGTCCAATGTACGACACTCGTTCCTTCCAGTTGTCTTTGATGACTTGGGCGTACCTTGCGAGTGTGGGTCCATCCCGTCTTCGTGACTACGAGACCTTCTATGATTACCTGCGCGTATTCTGGAAATCCGACATCTTCCCTAAACACGGGAAAGGTCAGGGCTTCGAGGACTTCTGGCAGACAGCTTTGCAAAAAGGTTATGTAGGAGAGATCAGCTCTGGTTCTTCTTCTCGTTCCTTCAAAATGGATGCATTTACATCCATCAAGCCAGCAGCGGCGAAAGAAGGCTTTGAACTGGCTCTTTATTCCACGTCTCAGCACGGTGACGGTTCGCTTGCGAACGTTTCCTGGTTGCATGAGCTTCCAGATCCAGTGACCAAAGCAGTTTGGGACAACTATGTGATGGTTTCTTTGGCGACGGCTGAAAAGCACGGCCTGAAACAAGCCACTGTGGTTGAACTGACTGTGGGCGGTAAAACTCTGGAACTTCCAGTGTTGATCCAGCCAGGTCTGCATGACGACGTTCTGGCAGTGGCTGTGGGCTTCGGTCGCACGCGTGCTGGTAAAGTGGGTAACGGCATCGGTCAAAACGCCTTTGTCTTCGTTACTGCCAAAGACGGTAAAGCCGTTGCAGCTGGAACTGCTGCGTCCTTCAAGAAAACTTCCAAGAAGTATGAAATTGCGATCACGCAAGGTCACCACACAATGGAAGGCCGTACTATCGCGGTTGAAGCGACACTGGCTGACTACAACAAAAAGAAATCCACAGGCATCCCGCACCCTCACGTATGGTCCATCTGGTCCGGTCACGAATACAGTGGTCACAAATGGGGTATGGCGGTTGATCTTCATACTTGCACAGGCTGTTCTTCCTGCGTGATTGCATGTCAATCCGAGAACAACATCCCGGTTGTGGGTAAAAGATACGTTCTTGAAGGTCGTGAGATGCACTGGTTGCGTATTGACCGTTACTACATCGGCAATCCGGAAAACGCAGAAGCGGTATTCCAGCCGGTTATGTGCCAACACTGTGACAATGCTCCGTGCGAAACGGTGTGTCCGGTTCTGGCGACGGTTCACTCTGACGAGGGTCTGAACGACATGGTTTACAACCGTTGCGTTGGTACTCGTTATTGCGCGAATAACTGCCCTTACAAAGTACGTCGTTTCAACTGGTTCAACTATGCGAAACTGATCGAGAAGCCGATGCACATGGCTCTGAATCCTTCTGTGGGCGTTCGTACCCGCGGGGTGATGGAAAAATGTACATTCTGCGTTCAAAGAATCCAGGATGCCAAAACAGTGGCTCGCAATGAAAAACGTCAGTTGAAAGACGGGGATGTTAAGGTTGCGTGTCAGACTGCATGTCCTGCAGGCGGTATCGTATTCGGTGACCTGAATGATCCAAACAGTGCTGTAGCCAAAATCTTCAAAACTGAAGAACGTGGTTACGCACTTCTTGAAGAGTGGCACGCGGCTCCGTCCGTTCGCTATCTTTCCAAGATCCGTAACAATGATAAAGAATCAACTGGTGATCAAAAAGGTCACGGTACTGCAAAACAAGGTGAGCACTCATGA
- the nrfD gene encoding NrfD/PsrC family molybdoenzyme membrane anchor subunit, which yields MMKRSPLVLGNKTLKDVTDDICAPVERFPSKGWVGMFLGAKTLLLFYIGILASVVGVGIGLLGVNSPVFWGTMIVTFVFWIGIGHAGTLISAVLFLFRQKWRTSVARTAEAMTVFAVMTAGLFPLLHTGRPWLDYWLFPYPNQRGPLWVNFRSPLLWDVFAVSTYATVSMVFWYIGLVPDFATIKDRAKNKLRRTVYGALSLGWRGTAKNWSHYEMVYLLLAGLSTPLVLSVHTIVSFDFAVSNLPGWHTTIFPPYFVAGAIFSGFAMVVTLMTLVRIGFPEFKNYVTLDHMEVMNKIIMTTGMLVGYAYASEFFIAWYSGNQYERFVFINRAFGPYGWSYWIMVSCNTIFPQLFWFRRFRRSIPVMFVVSILVNIGMWFERFVITVTSLHRDFLPSSWGMYAWSWFDTGVLVGSFGMFLTLFLLYLRLFPAVSIAEVKPVLHVGYDDKGGHH from the coding sequence ATGATGAAGCGTAGCCCATTAGTCCTTGGCAATAAAACTTTGAAAGATGTTACTGACGACATCTGCGCTCCGGTGGAACGCTTCCCATCCAAAGGTTGGGTGGGGATGTTCCTGGGTGCGAAGACGTTGCTTCTGTTCTATATCGGTATCCTGGCATCCGTAGTGGGTGTTGGTATCGGTCTTCTGGGTGTGAACAGCCCGGTGTTCTGGGGTACGATGATCGTTACGTTCGTATTCTGGATCGGTATCGGTCACGCCGGTACTCTGATTTCCGCGGTTCTGTTCCTGTTCCGTCAAAAGTGGAGAACTTCCGTAGCTCGTACCGCAGAGGCGATGACCGTCTTCGCGGTAATGACCGCGGGTCTGTTCCCGCTGCTGCACACGGGTCGTCCTTGGTTGGATTACTGGTTGTTCCCGTACCCGAATCAACGTGGTCCATTGTGGGTGAACTTCCGTTCTCCGCTTCTTTGGGACGTTTTCGCGGTATCCACTTACGCGACAGTTTCCATGGTGTTCTGGTACATCGGTTTGGTTCCTGACTTTGCAACCATCAAAGACCGTGCGAAGAACAAACTTCGCCGTACTGTTTACGGTGCGTTGTCTTTGGGTTGGAGAGGCACTGCGAAGAACTGGTCCCACTACGAAATGGTTTACTTGCTTCTGGCAGGTCTTTCCACTCCGCTGGTTTTGTCCGTTCACACGATCGTATCCTTCGACTTCGCGGTTTCTAACCTTCCGGGCTGGCACACCACGATCTTCCCTCCATACTTCGTTGCCGGTGCGATCTTCTCCGGTTTCGCGATGGTTGTGACCCTGATGACTTTGGTTCGTATTGGATTCCCTGAATTCAAGAACTACGTCACTTTGGATCATATGGAAGTGATGAATAAGATCATCATGACCACAGGTATGCTGGTTGGTTACGCGTACGCGTCTGAGTTCTTCATTGCTTGGTACTCTGGCAACCAATACGAGCGCTTCGTGTTCATCAACCGTGCGTTCGGTCCTTACGGCTGGTCATACTGGATCATGGTATCTTGTAATACCATCTTCCCTCAGTTGTTCTGGTTCCGCAGATTCCGTCGTTCCATCCCGGTGATGTTCGTAGTGTCCATCCTGGTGAACATCGGTATGTGGTTCGAGCGTTTCGTGATCACTGTGACTTCTTTGCACAGAGACTTCCTGCCTTCTTCCTGGGGCATGTACGCTTGGTCCTGGTTCGATACCGGGGTTCTGGTTGGATCCTTCGGTATGTTCCTGACTCTGTTCTTGTTGTATTTGCGTCTGTTCCCTGCGGTTTCTATCGCGGAAGTGAAGCCCGTATTGCATGTGGGTTACGATGATAAAGGAGGGCACCACTAA